The genomic window CCCGCTGCCTGTCCGCGGTTCCCACCCCGGCCCCGATCTCTGCCCCCAGCCCCGCCGCGGCCTTCGCGGGCACAGTCACTACCCACAACCAGGACCTGCTGTTGCGCTTTGAGAACGGCGTCCTCACCCTGGCCACGCCCCCACCACACGCCTGGGAGCCAGGGGCCGCTGCTGCCCAGCAGCCCAGGTGTCTGATCGCCCCCCAAGCCGGGTTCCCTCATGCCGCGCAGCCAGGTGACTGCCCAGAGCTGCCGCCAGACCTCCTGCTAGCTGAGCCGACCGAACCCGCGCCTGCTCCCGCGCCCCAGGAGGAGGCGGAGGGCCCGGCCGCCGCCCTGGGCCCCCGCGGACTGCTGGGCTCCGGCCCAGGCGTGGTGCTGTACCTGTGTCCCGAGGCGCTGTGCGGGCAAACCTTCGCCAAGAAGCACCAGCTGAAGGTGCACCTGCTGACGCACAGCAGCAGCCAGGGCCACAGGCCCTTCAAATGCCCCCTGGGTGGCTGCGGCTGGACCTTCACCACCTCTTACAAGCTCAAGAGGCACCTGCAGTCGCACGACAAACTGCGGCCCTTTGGCTGCCCTGCGGAGGGCTGTGGCAAGAGCTTCACCACCGTGTACAACCTCAAGGCGCACATGAAGGGCCATGAGCAGGAGAACTCCTTCAAATGTGAGGTGTGCGAGGAGAGCTTCCCCACGCAGGCCAAACTCAGCGCCCACCAGCGCAGCCACTTCGAACCCGAGAGGCCTTACCAGTGCGCGTTTTCTGGCTGCAAGAAGACATTTATCACAGTGAGTGCTCTGTTTTCCCATAACCGCGCCCATTTTAGGGAACAGGAACTGTTTTCCTGCTCTTTCCCTGGCTGCAGCAAGCAATATGACAAGGCTTGTAGGCTGAAAATTCACCTGCGGAGTCACACCGGCGAGAGACCTTTCCTTTGTGACTTTGATGGCTGTGGCTGGAACTTCACCAGCATGTCCAAACTCTTAAGGCACAAAAGGAAGCACGACGATGACCGGAGGTTCATGTGCCCTGTGGAAGGCTGTGGGAAATCTTTCACGAGGGCCGAACATCTGAAAGGCCACAGCATAACCCACCTGGGCACAAAGCCTTTTGTGTGTCCTGTGGAAGGCTGCTGTGCCAGGTTCTCTGCTCGCAGTAGCCTCTACATTCACTCCAAGAAACACCTGCAGGATGTGGACACTTGGAAAAGCCGTTGCCCGATCTCCACTTGTAATCAACTCTTCACATCCAAGCACAGCATGAAGTCGCACATGGCCAAAAGGCACAAGGTGGGCCAGGATCTCTTAGCTCAGCTAGAAGCAGCAAATTCTCTTACACCCAGCAGTGAACTTACCAGCCAGAGACAGAATGATCTCAGTGATGCAGAGATAGTGTCTCTCTTCTCTGATGTACCTGACAGTACTTCTGCTGCATTGCTGGACACAGCATTGGTGAACTCTGGAATCTTGACTATTGATGTGGCTTCTGTGAGCTCGACTCTGGCAGGGCACCTCcctgctaataataataattccataGGGCAGGCTGTGGACCCTCCGGCCTTGATGGCCACCAGCGACCCTCCTCAAAGCCTGGATACCTCTGTCTTTTTTGGAACGGCAGCCACTGGTTTTCAGCAGAGCTCCTTAAATATGGATGAGGTCTCAAGTGTAAGTGTGGGGCCATTGGGATCTCTGGGCTCTTTGGCCATTAAAAACTCCAGTCCAGAGCCTCAGGCTTTGACACCCAGCAGTAAGCTAACAGTGGACACAGATGCTCTGACTCCTTCAAGCACCCTTTGTGAAAACAGTGTCTCAGAACTACTGACACCAACCAAAGCGGAGTGGAGCGTACATCCTAACTCTGACTTCTTTGGACAGGAGGGAGAAACCCAGTTTGGATTCCCCAGTGTAGCAGGAAACCATggttctcagaaagaaagaaatcttatcACTGTGACTGGCAGCTCATTTTTGGTATGAACCAGCTCTATTCATTCCTTGCCATGTGGCTAACTTTTATTACAGTCAATTTTTGAGGATATTCTGGACTAAATATTTAAGTGCagtcatttctttttggtttgcaAAAAGAGCACAGCCCTGGACTACAAGTTTGGAGATCTAAATTCTGATCCTGAGTCTGGAACTGACAagttgtgtgaccctgagcaagtcacttaacctacCTAAGCCTTAATTTCCTTATAAATT from Nomascus leucogenys isolate Asia chromosome X, Asia_NLE_v1, whole genome shotgun sequence includes these protein-coding regions:
- the LOC100600328 gene encoding zinc finger X-linked protein ZXDA, with amino-acid sequence MEIPKLLPARGPLRGGAGGIPAGDGRVHRGPDPPAGQVPTPRLLLPRGPQNGGPGRRRKEARKASPSPGPSLLAPRPHQPSGGGDDFFLVLLDTVGGDVETAGAGQAAGPVLREEAKAGPGLQGDESGANPAGSSAQGPRCLSAVPTPAPISAPSPAAAFAGTVTTHNQDLLLRFENGVLTLATPPPHAWEPGAAAAQQPRCLIAPQAGFPHAAQPGDCPELPPDLLLAEPTEPAPAPAPQEEAEGPAAALGPRGLLGSGPGVVLYLCPEALCGQTFAKKHQLKVHLLTHSSSQGHRPFKCPLGGCGWTFTTSYKLKRHLQSHDKLRPFGCPAEGCGKSFTTVYNLKAHMKGHEQENSFKCEVCEESFPTQAKLSAHQRSHFEPERPYQCAFSGCKKTFITVSALFSHNRAHFREQELFSCSFPGCSKQYDKACRLKIHLRSHTGERPFLCDFDGCGWNFTSMSKLLRHKRKHDDDRRFMCPVEGCGKSFTRAEHLKGHSITHLGTKPFVCPVEGCCARFSARSSLYIHSKKHLQDVDTWKSRCPISTCNQLFTSKHSMKSHMAKRHKVGQDLLAQLEAANSLTPSSELTSQRQNDLSDAEIVSLFSDVPDSTSAALLDTALVNSGILTIDVASVSSTLAGHLPANNNNSIGQAVDPPALMATSDPPQSLDTSVFFGTAATGFQQSSLNMDEVSSVSVGPLGSLGSLAIKNSSPEPQALTPSSKLTVDTDALTPSSTLCENSVSELLTPTKAEWSVHPNSDFFGQEGETQFGFPSVAGNHGSQKERNLITVTGSSFLV